One window from the genome of Mucilaginibacter ginsenosidivorans encodes:
- the creD gene encoding cell envelope integrity protein CreD produces MIEQQPQPQGLLHWLRESVTVKLIFIGILVLVLLIPSAMINSLIQERAQRQDDTVKTVTDQYSGDQLIQGPVLVIPYREQQTQSDSKGQTTTTEVIKTLYVLPNELNYKGNISSEVLHRGIYAVPVYNGTINVSGNFTKADLASLSLKREQLIPEKASLLFSISDLKGLKTNPQVVVARQTLTAEPAAGDRLFANSLQVAVNLEGLLDNPVPFAFSLDIKGSQDLNFLHIGKTTDVELTGNWTSPSFGGRYLPDTRVVNDKGFSAKWRMLYYNRPFPQQWVQDTDLLTNDKRSADATFGVKFKLPVDDYQKTMRTSKYAVLIIMLTFVSLFLTEMIRKQKVHVFNYILIGAAMIIYYTLLLSFSEQVGYNIAYLIASAATIGLIATFLASLLKNGKAAVVFTFILTLFYSFIYVLIQLEDLSLLMGSIALFIIVAALMYSSRKINWDKP; encoded by the coding sequence ATGATAGAACAACAACCGCAACCACAAGGACTTTTACACTGGCTCAGGGAGTCGGTGACGGTCAAATTGATTTTCATCGGCATTCTGGTACTGGTATTACTGATACCCTCGGCCATGATTAACAGCCTGATACAGGAACGTGCCCAACGGCAGGACGACACCGTAAAAACAGTTACCGACCAGTACTCAGGCGACCAGCTGATACAGGGGCCGGTGCTGGTGATACCTTACCGCGAGCAGCAAACCCAAAGCGATAGCAAGGGTCAGACGACAACAACAGAGGTTATCAAAACGCTTTATGTTCTGCCCAACGAACTTAACTATAAAGGCAACATCAGCTCCGAAGTATTGCACCGGGGTATTTATGCTGTGCCGGTTTATAACGGCACCATCAATGTTTCGGGCAATTTTACCAAAGCCGACCTGGCCTCGCTGTCGCTGAAACGGGAGCAACTGATACCTGAAAAGGCGTCGCTCCTTTTCAGCATCAGCGACCTGAAAGGGCTGAAAACCAACCCGCAGGTTGTGGTCGCCAGGCAAACCCTGACTGCTGAACCTGCCGCCGGCGACCGGTTGTTTGCCAATAGCCTGCAGGTTGCCGTAAACCTGGAGGGATTGCTGGACAACCCTGTGCCTTTCGCTTTCAGCCTGGATATCAAAGGCAGCCAGGATCTCAATTTCCTCCACATCGGCAAAACTACCGATGTAGAACTGACAGGCAACTGGACCAGTCCAAGCTTCGGCGGCAGGTACCTGCCTGATACACGCGTAGTAAATGACAAAGGCTTCTCGGCCAAGTGGCGTATGCTGTATTATAACCGTCCGTTCCCGCAGCAATGGGTGCAGGATACCGACCTGCTAACCAACGACAAGAGATCAGCCGACGCAACTTTCGGCGTAAAGTTCAAGCTGCCTGTCGACGACTACCAGAAAACCATGCGCACCAGCAAATATGCCGTCCTCATCATCATGCTCACCTTCGTGTCGCTATTCCTTACCGAGATGATCAGGAAGCAAAAGGTGCACGTATTCAACTATATTCTGATCGGCGCAGCCATGATCATTTATTACACGCTGCTGCTCTCCTTTTCCGAACAGGTGGGGTACAACATCGCCTATTTGATCGCGTCCGCCGCTACGATAGGGTTGATAGCCACTTTCCTGGCATCGCTTCTGAAAAATGGCAAGGCGGCCGTCGTATTTACCTTTATTCTAACGCTTTTTTACTCGTTCATTTATGTGCTTATTCAACTGGAGGATCTCTCGTTACTGATGGGCAGCATCGCACTGTTCATTATCGTAGCCGCGCTGATGTATTCGTCGAGAAAGATCAATTGGGACAAACCTTAA
- a CDS encoding DUF1593 domain-containing protein, with the protein MNLYAKRLSARISRYALALLIMPAMHHAAQAQTVNQPARPRIVVTADPELDDNNSMIRFLLYSSDVEVEGLVYASSAFHWKGDGKGTKWFVPGREYARFGLNLCPCESWRWAKDERFIHNAVEAYAKVYPNLKIHNPAYPSPQLLLSKIRYGNIQFDGDISKDSPGSDLIRSLMLDDKPGQLYITAWGGQSTIARALKSIQEQYQYTTDWERIRAKISRKVVLLPSGDQDDTYATYIKPNWPGIEYRQFRGGPNYGYGAQLRAKPEDSVYMTAAWMKANVSSRGPLGALYRVWGDGKQMVKGDIMDYFGIAGHTTDELRKMGYVVWMPVQEQGSWLGEGDDPTFMDMLGNGLRAYEVGSYGGWGGRAVVDPNAKNIFFQTGDTSSSAMAATLSSSAAQANKVADAMAYPNFFPAAQQDFAARLKWSVTPKYSGANHEPVVTIEGPLSIMASAGEKIRLNGTASDPDGNSLTVKWWQFRSGTYPGTVDITNATAMQAGAQIPKDALPGQTIHLVFEATDNGSPSLTRYQRVIVTVR; encoded by the coding sequence ATGAACCTGTATGCAAAACGCTTATCCGCCCGTATAAGCCGTTATGCGCTGGCCCTGCTGATAATGCCGGCAATGCACCACGCCGCGCAGGCGCAAACTGTAAACCAGCCGGCCCGGCCGCGCATTGTGGTAACTGCCGACCCCGAGCTGGATGACAACAACTCGATGATCCGTTTCCTGCTTTACAGCAGCGACGTAGAGGTTGAGGGCCTGGTTTATGCCAGCAGCGCCTTCCACTGGAAGGGCGACGGGAAGGGTACCAAATGGTTTGTGCCAGGCAGGGAATATGCGCGTTTCGGCTTAAATTTATGCCCGTGCGAGTCGTGGCGGTGGGCAAAGGACGAGCGTTTTATTCACAACGCGGTGGAGGCCTATGCCAAAGTGTACCCCAATTTAAAGATACATAACCCGGCCTACCCTTCGCCCCAGCTGCTGCTTTCGAAGATAAGGTATGGCAATATCCAGTTCGACGGGGATATCTCTAAGGACTCGCCAGGTTCCGACCTCATCCGGTCGCTGATGTTGGATGATAAACCGGGGCAGCTATACATTACCGCCTGGGGCGGGCAAAGCACCATTGCCCGCGCGCTGAAATCGATACAGGAGCAATACCAGTATACGACGGATTGGGAACGCATCAGGGCGAAGATCTCGCGGAAAGTGGTTTTGCTTCCCTCGGGCGACCAGGACGATACGTATGCTACGTATATAAAACCCAACTGGCCCGGTATTGAATACCGGCAGTTTCGCGGCGGGCCAAATTACGGTTACGGTGCGCAGCTGAGGGCCAAACCGGAAGATTCGGTATACATGACGGCTGCCTGGATGAAGGCAAACGTAAGCAGCAGGGGCCCGCTTGGCGCCTTGTACCGTGTTTGGGGCGATGGCAAGCAGATGGTAAAGGGCGATATTATGGACTATTTCGGCATAGCAGGGCATACTACTGATGAACTGCGGAAAATGGGTTACGTGGTTTGGATGCCCGTGCAGGAGCAGGGATCGTGGCTGGGTGAAGGCGACGACCCAACGTTTATGGATATGCTGGGTAATGGCTTGCGCGCTTACGAGGTTGGATCGTACGGCGGCTGGGGCGGCCGTGCAGTAGTTGACCCCAATGCTAAAAATATCTTTTTTCAAACGGGTGATACCTCATCAAGCGCTATGGCAGCCACGCTCAGCTCGTCTGCGGCGCAGGCAAATAAAGTTGCGGATGCTATGGCTTATCCAAATTTTTTCCCTGCGGCACAGCAGGATTTTGCCGCGCGGCTGAAGTGGTCGGTAACGCCAAAATATTCAGGCGCCAACCACGAACCGGTAGTAACCATCGAGGGTCCCCTCAGCATCATGGCCTCGGCCGGCGAAAAGATACGCCTCAACGGCACCGCCTCCGACCCCGACGGGAATTCCCTTACGGTAAAATGGTGGCAGTTCCGGTCGGGCACCTACCCCGGCACCGTCGATATCACTAATGCCACCGCCATGCAGGCCGGGGCCCAGATACCTAAGGATGCCCTGCCGGGCCAAACGATACACCTGGTGTTCGAGGCAACGGACAACGGCTCGCCATCGCTCACCCGGTACCAGCGGGTAATAGTTACGGTGCGGTAA
- a CDS encoding shikimate kinase, whose amino-acid sequence MKIFLTGFMGSGKTTLGRKLAARMNYEFIDLDHKLEQQVELSIAEYFTLFGEDSFRKLEAEVLRKTPYPENAIISTGGGLPCFFDNMDWMKANGKVVYLKLSPKTLADRLESGKEERPLLQDKHGDALVEFIEHKLAEREPFYAQANIIADGLSLTAERMEQILIVE is encoded by the coding sequence ATGAAGATATTCCTCACCGGTTTTATGGGCAGCGGCAAAACCACACTGGGCCGCAAACTGGCCGCCCGTATGAACTATGAATTTATCGACCTTGACCATAAACTGGAACAGCAGGTAGAATTGAGCATAGCCGAATATTTTACACTTTTTGGCGAAGATTCCTTCCGCAAGCTTGAAGCTGAAGTGTTGCGTAAAACGCCTTACCCTGAAAATGCCATTATATCCACCGGCGGCGGACTGCCCTGCTTTTTTGATAATATGGACTGGATGAAAGCCAACGGTAAAGTGGTTTATCTTAAGCTTTCACCGAAGACGTTAGCCGACAGGCTGGAGTCGGGAAAGGAGGAACGCCCATTATTGCAGGATAAACATGGTGATGCGCTGGTGGAATTTATCGAGCATAAACTTGCTGAACGGGAACCCTTTTACGCCCAGGCCAACATCATCGCTGATGGTTTGAGTTTAACTGCGGAACGGATGGAGCAGATATTGATTGTTGAATAG
- a CDS encoding FISUMP domain-containing protein, whose amino-acid sequence MKYLFNLSILIAFTLTACSKKSGDVPPKNSVNINGTQYPTVTIGSQTWTTVNYNGPGGINYDNEANNPVYGKLYTFAEAQAIQLPAGWRLPTKDDFNKLIGVLGSPAIPSEITSLVDENVTKSLLSTSTWTYKSGTNSSGFNLVSAGFYSNFYGKTVNKGDRTAFYTQTLFNVGGNIPYVVSVYEYPNEVDMAFDTSTFGKDDRLSIRLVKDN is encoded by the coding sequence ATGAAATATCTATTCAACCTAAGTATCCTTATCGCATTTACACTAACCGCATGTTCAAAGAAAAGCGGCGATGTACCACCGAAAAACAGTGTAAATATTAACGGCACCCAGTACCCAACAGTTACCATTGGTAGCCAAACCTGGACAACAGTAAACTATAATGGCCCCGGAGGAATTAACTACGACAATGAGGCTAACAACCCGGTATACGGCAAACTATATACTTTTGCCGAAGCGCAAGCCATTCAGCTTCCGGCAGGATGGAGGTTGCCAACAAAAGACGATTTTAATAAGTTAATAGGCGTACTGGGCTCTCCCGCAATTCCGAGCGAGATCACTTCCCTTGTTGATGAGAACGTAACCAAATCGCTGCTCTCTACCTCAACCTGGACTTATAAATCAGGCACCAATTCCAGCGGTTTTAACCTTGTTTCAGCAGGGTTTTACTCAAATTTTTACGGCAAAACCGTAAATAAGGGAGACAGAACAGCTTTCTATACACAAACTCTTTTCAATGTCGGCGGGAATATTCCCTATGTGGTTTCGGTATATGAATACCCTAACGAGGTGGACATGGCTTTTGACACAAGTACCTTTGGAAAAGATGACCGCCTGTCTATACGTTTAGTTAAGGACAATTAA
- a CDS encoding winged helix-turn-helix domain-containing protein, protein MNIAFDKLDKAFENRVRLQVMSVLVANERYDFNSLKELLNITDGNLASHLKGLEREEYISVHKSFLGRKPNTNYEATEKGKKAFKDHLDALEQLIKQQKKI, encoded by the coding sequence GTGAATATAGCTTTTGATAAACTTGATAAGGCCTTTGAAAACCGGGTAAGGCTGCAGGTAATGAGCGTGCTGGTGGCGAATGAACGCTATGATTTTAATTCGCTTAAAGAGCTGCTGAATATTACCGATGGCAACTTGGCATCGCACCTGAAAGGGCTGGAGCGTGAGGAATACATCAGCGTGCACAAAAGTTTTTTGGGCCGCAAACCTAATACCAATTACGAAGCCACCGAAAAAGGCAAAAAAGCTTTCAAAGATCACCTGGATGCACTTGAGCAATTGATAAAGCAGCAAAAGAAGATTTAA
- a CDS encoding BT_3928 family protein, with translation MRTKLVWVCRILVGLLFIFSGLIKINDPLGFSYKLQEYFEVFHITFLDSFALIIAIILCTLEIVLGFALLIGIRAVSVAWGLLLLIIFFGFLTFYSAYFKVVQTCGCFGDAIPLTPWQSFSKDMALLVLVSVIFVNRRSIKPLFSAQNGDRALYASIIVALGIGFYTYSFLPVIDFLPYKIGANIPAEMVTPPGAKPDEYEITYNLKNSKTGETKTMTDKEYIKSNIWKDNNWTVVGNPESKLVRRGFTPKIIDLNIKDAQGNDYTKELFANPFNNLIIVAYDLGKTNLDAMGQLNALAINLAQNYNTRTVLLTSNSPADAEQFSKKNHLIMEVFYADAVPLKTMIRANPGIFLMKNGTVINKWHYHSIPNYDNLVKQYFQK, from the coding sequence ATGAGAACTAAACTAGTTTGGGTTTGCAGGATATTAGTCGGGTTGCTGTTTATTTTTTCTGGGCTGATTAAGATCAACGACCCGCTTGGGTTCTCGTACAAACTACAGGAATATTTCGAGGTGTTCCACATTACTTTCCTGGATAGTTTCGCGCTTATTATAGCCATTATTTTATGTACGCTGGAAATCGTTTTGGGCTTTGCTCTGCTCATTGGTATCCGGGCGGTCTCGGTTGCCTGGGGGTTGCTGCTGCTTATTATTTTCTTCGGGTTCCTTACCTTCTATTCAGCGTATTTCAAAGTGGTGCAAACCTGCGGCTGCTTTGGTGACGCGATACCTCTTACGCCATGGCAGTCATTCAGTAAAGACATGGCGCTGCTGGTGCTGGTGTCGGTGATATTTGTTAATCGCAGGAGCATCAAACCGCTTTTCAGTGCGCAAAACGGCGACCGGGCTCTGTACGCGTCTATTATTGTCGCCCTGGGCATTGGTTTTTATACCTATAGTTTTTTGCCCGTGATCGATTTTCTGCCTTATAAAATTGGGGCCAATATTCCGGCCGAGATGGTCACCCCGCCGGGGGCCAAGCCTGATGAGTATGAGATCACCTACAACCTTAAAAACAGCAAGACAGGCGAAACTAAGACGATGACCGATAAGGAGTACATCAAAAGTAATATCTGGAAAGATAATAACTGGACGGTGGTGGGTAACCCAGAAAGTAAACTGGTTAGACGTGGTTTCACCCCTAAAATAATCGACCTGAACATTAAGGACGCACAAGGGAACGATTACACGAAGGAACTGTTCGCTAATCCGTTCAACAACCTCATCATTGTGGCTTACGACCTGGGCAAGACCAACCTGGACGCGATGGGCCAGCTAAATGCGTTGGCCATTAACCTGGCGCAGAATTACAACACCCGTACGGTGCTCCTGACCTCGAATTCGCCGGCGGATGCAGAGCAGTTCAGTAAGAAGAACCATTTGATAATGGAGGTGTTTTATGCCGACGCCGTGCCGCTGAAAACTATGATACGCGCCAATCCAGGCATATTTTTAATGAAGAACGGCACCGTCATCAATAAATGGCACTACCATTCGATACCAAACTATGATAACCTGGTGAAACAGTATTTTCAAAAATAA
- the rlmD gene encoding 23S rRNA (uracil(1939)-C(5))-methyltransferase RlmD, with the protein MNKAANNLFFENVSIIDIAEEGKGVGKADDFVLFVDKAVPGDVADVQVYRRKKNFGEAKITQLKKASDFRTGAFCEHFGTCGGCKWQHMTYDAQLKFKQKTVEGALGHLAKIDVSGMLPIAPSPADRYYRNKLEFTFSNKRWLNDGENRTDETPDMDALGFHIPGRFDKILDVQHCYLQADPSNDLRNRIRDYAKQQGMSFYNLKHHEGALRNLIIRTSSTGELMVIVVFAYTTQEQIDGLMGFIDQTFPQITSLLYIVNQKKNDTIFDQEVVAWRGPEYIYEEMIDGNGKTVRFRIGPKSFYQTNSIQALKLYQITRDFAGFKGDELVYDLYTGAGTIANFIAGQVKEIVGVEYVPSAIEDAKINSQINNITNTKFYAGDMKDVLNADFVAQHGKPDVIITDPPRAGMHPDVVARLMEIGAEKIVYVSCNPATQARDLVVLKEKYDVAKIQPVDMFPHTQHVENVVLLVIS; encoded by the coding sequence ATGAATAAAGCTGCTAATAACCTGTTTTTCGAAAACGTTTCCATTATTGATATTGCCGAGGAAGGCAAGGGCGTGGGCAAAGCCGACGACTTTGTGCTGTTTGTAGATAAGGCCGTGCCTGGTGATGTTGCCGACGTGCAGGTTTACCGCCGCAAAAAAAACTTTGGCGAGGCAAAAATAACACAGCTTAAAAAAGCATCTGATTTTCGTACCGGGGCTTTTTGCGAACACTTTGGCACCTGCGGGGGCTGCAAGTGGCAGCACATGACCTACGATGCGCAATTAAAATTCAAACAGAAAACCGTTGAAGGTGCTTTGGGTCACCTGGCAAAAATTGATGTGAGCGGCATGCTGCCTATTGCGCCATCGCCTGCTGACAGGTATTACCGTAACAAGCTGGAATTTACCTTCTCAAACAAACGCTGGCTGAACGACGGCGAGAACCGCACGGATGAAACGCCCGATATGGATGCGCTGGGTTTTCATATTCCCGGCAGGTTTGATAAGATACTGGATGTACAGCATTGCTACCTGCAGGCCGACCCATCAAACGATCTGCGTAACCGCATCCGCGACTATGCCAAACAACAGGGCATGAGCTTTTATAATCTTAAGCATCACGAAGGGGCCTTACGGAACCTGATCATCCGCACCTCGTCAACCGGCGAATTGATGGTGATCGTGGTGTTTGCTTATACCACGCAGGAACAGATAGACGGGCTGATGGGGTTTATCGATCAGACTTTTCCGCAGATCACGTCGCTGTTATACATCGTCAACCAGAAGAAAAACGACACCATCTTCGACCAGGAGGTAGTAGCCTGGCGCGGACCGGAATATATTTACGAGGAAATGATAGACGGCAACGGCAAAACCGTGCGTTTTCGCATCGGGCCGAAATCGTTCTATCAAACCAATTCAATACAGGCTCTAAAGCTCTACCAAATAACCCGCGACTTCGCCGGGTTTAAAGGCGATGAGCTGGTTTATGACCTGTACACCGGCGCTGGTACCATTGCCAATTTTATAGCCGGTCAGGTGAAGGAAATTGTCGGGGTTGAATATGTGCCTTCGGCGATAGAGGATGCGAAGATCAATTCGCAGATCAACAACATCACCAATACCAAATTTTACGCCGGCGATATGAAGGATGTGCTGAATGCTGATTTCGTCGCACAGCATGGCAAGCCGGATGTTATCATCACCGATCCGCCGCGCGCGGGCATGCACCCGGATGTAGTGGCAAGATTGATGGAGATCGGGGCGGAAAAGATAGTTTACGTAAGCTGCAACCCTGCCACGCAGGCCCGCGACCTGGTTGTGTTGAAGGAGAAATATGATGTGGCGAAAATACAGCCCGTCGATATGTTCCCGCATACGCAGCATGTGGAAAATGTGGTGTTGCTGGTGATTAGTTAA
- a CDS encoding right-handed parallel beta-helix repeat-containing protein produces the protein MRKRLPIALLCVVLSISVSSCRKSAGTDSGNIVLIDNDTQAIQSQLNAGDVTLEAGKTYHVTGLKLTHSLDLNGATINLITNNPYSYAITVSAPGVRVSNGTITGNWNNQNPGNASGYGAINITASKCAVFHVNISAFSSYGIYAAAVDSTSVTYCSISNTGYIGFFFNAENAVTSGGTFSNNTVDRSMLPPATVQQMAVGIRGNLSNSAITTSGWVIANNTIKMPVNPTDLSAQGMELRRCNSTRIESNTTTSGAIGISMVDCSGNTVKGNICNNVSQEGIEYANCQSCTGQNNVVSGSGTVGELIDGDMGSNNIQITGDKISGTAMECIQAWHQTKNLTISACTLSTSSPNSFAINLQKANLVKVINCDINGNGIGNAAIQLDNCPGNLTVTGGTITSFKSSVLYIYNSTPGLITDNITVSGVKISSVPQGFTYVLDNGGLLGSNIHVAL, from the coding sequence ATGAGAAAAAGATTACCTATAGCATTATTATGCGTGGTACTTTCTATATCTGTCTCAAGCTGCCGAAAATCAGCCGGTACCGATAGTGGCAACATCGTATTAATTGACAACGATACGCAAGCTATTCAAAGTCAGCTCAATGCCGGCGACGTTACACTGGAAGCGGGAAAAACCTACCACGTAACCGGGTTAAAACTTACCCATTCGCTCGATCTGAATGGCGCCACCATCAACCTAATCACCAATAATCCCTACAGTTATGCCATAACCGTGTCAGCCCCCGGAGTGCGGGTAAGTAACGGAACAATTACCGGGAACTGGAACAACCAGAACCCGGGCAATGCCAGCGGCTATGGCGCCATCAATATCACTGCCTCCAAATGCGCTGTCTTCCACGTCAATATATCCGCTTTTTCATCCTATGGTATTTATGCCGCCGCGGTCGACAGTACATCGGTAACTTATTGCAGTATCTCCAATACGGGCTATATCGGCTTCTTTTTTAATGCCGAAAATGCGGTAACATCCGGCGGTACGTTTAGCAATAATACCGTCGACCGCAGTATGCTGCCTCCCGCAACCGTCCAGCAAATGGCCGTGGGCATCAGGGGTAACCTCTCCAACAGCGCCATCACGACTTCGGGCTGGGTAATAGCTAACAATACCATTAAAATGCCCGTCAATCCAACCGATCTTTCTGCCCAGGGCATGGAACTGAGGCGCTGCAATAGCACCCGGATCGAGAGCAATACCACCACGTCGGGGGCCATCGGCATTAGCATGGTCGACTGCTCGGGCAATACCGTAAAGGGAAACATTTGCAATAATGTGAGCCAGGAAGGAATAGAATACGCTAACTGCCAGTCGTGCACCGGGCAAAACAATGTCGTATCCGGCTCGGGCACCGTAGGCGAACTGATAGACGGCGACATGGGTTCAAATAACATACAGATAACCGGCGATAAAATTTCGGGTACTGCCATGGAATGCATCCAGGCCTGGCATCAAACAAAAAACCTAACTATTTCGGCTTGCACACTGTCCACATCGTCGCCTAATAGTTTTGCTATCAACCTTCAAAAGGCAAACCTGGTAAAGGTGATCAATTGCGATATCAACGGCAACGGCATAGGTAATGCCGCCATCCAACTGGATAATTGCCCCGGCAACCTGACAGTAACCGGCGGAACGATAACCAGCTTCAAAAGCAGCGTGCTGTATATTTACAACTCCACTCCCGGGCTTATTACCGATAATATAACTGTGTCGGGGGTAAAAATAAGCAGCGTACCGCAAGGCTTCACCTATGTGCTCGATAACGGCGGCCTGCTGGGCTCAAACATCCATGTAGCCTTGTAG
- a CDS encoding ABC transporter permease, with amino-acid sequence MIGYLLRKIGYGSAVMLGIVVVVFFLFNILPVDPARMTQGQRADVQSLQAVRKEFGLDKPVPVQFAYYINDLSPIGFHDRTPEEQQRYHYVTLLPVSKAKVIALKWPYLRRSYQTHKEVAPLLMGVIPNTLILATTAMIFAILIGVFLGTLSAVHQNTWIDRLSVAISTLGISAPSFFAGILIAWIFGFVLTKYTGLNMSGSLYSYDPFKGEMITWKNLVLPMVTLGLRPLAIIVQLTRSAMLDVMGQDYIRTARAKGLGERAVIYRHALKNALNPVITAIANWFASLLAGSFFVEYVFGYNGLGKTTVDALEMSDFPVVMGSILFITFIFVVINILVDFLYVWIDPRVKLT; translated from the coding sequence ATGATCGGCTACCTGCTCCGGAAAATTGGATATGGGTCCGCAGTAATGCTGGGGATTGTGGTAGTGGTGTTTTTCCTGTTCAATATTTTACCGGTGGACCCGGCGCGGATGACGCAAGGCCAACGCGCGGATGTGCAGTCGCTGCAGGCGGTACGCAAGGAGTTTGGTTTGGACAAACCTGTTCCGGTGCAGTTTGCCTATTATATCAATGACCTTTCGCCCATTGGTTTTCATGACCGTACGCCGGAAGAACAGCAGCGCTATCATTATGTCACCCTGCTACCGGTATCGAAAGCCAAAGTTATCGCACTGAAATGGCCCTATCTCCGCCGTTCGTACCAAACGCATAAGGAAGTTGCCCCTTTGCTGATGGGCGTAATACCCAACACGCTGATACTGGCCACCACCGCCATGATATTTGCGATACTGATTGGTGTATTTTTGGGGACGTTAAGCGCCGTACATCAAAACACCTGGATAGACAGGCTTTCGGTAGCCATTTCGACACTTGGTATTTCGGCGCCTTCATTCTTTGCAGGGATACTGATCGCGTGGATATTCGGCTTTGTGCTAACCAAATATACCGGTCTCAACATGTCGGGCAGTTTGTATAGCTACGATCCTTTTAAAGGCGAGATGATCACGTGGAAAAACCTGGTGCTACCGATGGTGACATTGGGTCTGCGGCCCTTGGCTATTATCGTGCAGCTTACACGCAGCGCCATGCTTGACGTGATGGGGCAGGACTATATCCGTACCGCACGCGCGAAAGGCTTGGGCGAGCGGGCCGTTATTTATCGCCATGCTTTGAAGAATGCCCTTAACCCCGTGATAACGGCTATTGCCAACTGGTTTGCTTCGTTGCTGGCAGGTTCGTTTTTTGTGGAATATGTGTTCGGCTATAACGGATTAGGCAAAACTACGGTAGATGCGCTTGAAATGTCCGACTTTCCGGTTGTAATGGGCTCTATTCTGTTTATTACTTTTATTTTTGTGGTCATTAACATCCTGGTCGACTTCCTGTATGTGTGGATAGACCCGAGGGTAAAACTGACCTGA
- a CDS encoding DUF1599 domain-containing protein, whose amino-acid sequence MKKTRDYGTAWRILRIESITDQIFIKAQRIRTLEEKKISKVDEDITGEYIGIVNYCLIAMMQLDSGPDTPTELSVEHVSKLFDEKANETRDLMFAKNHDYGEAWRDMRVSSMTDLILMKLLRVKQIEDNKGLTLASEGVKANYQDMLNYAVFALIKLGVK is encoded by the coding sequence ATGAAAAAGACCCGCGATTACGGTACCGCCTGGCGCATATTGCGTATCGAATCCATCACCGACCAGATATTTATCAAAGCGCAGCGCATACGCACGCTGGAAGAAAAGAAAATATCGAAGGTGGACGAGGATATCACCGGCGAATATATCGGCATCGTAAATTACTGCCTTATTGCCATGATGCAGCTGGATAGCGGTCCGGATACACCTACCGAGCTTTCGGTGGAGCACGTGAGCAAACTTTTCGACGAAAAGGCGAACGAAACGCGCGACCTGATGTTTGCCAAGAACCACGATTACGGCGAAGCCTGGCGCGACATGCGCGTAAGCTCGATGACCGACCTGATACTGATGAAGCTGCTCCGCGTAAAACAGATAGAAGATAACAAGGGCCTTACCCTGGCGTCGGAAGGGGTGAAAGCCAACTACCAGGATATGCTGAACTACGCCGTTTTCGCGTTGATAAAATTGGGAGTAAAATGA
- a CDS encoding phosphoribosyltransferase family protein yields MKTSDKKLLILDHHQIEQKIDRIAYQLLEDNFDEQEIIIAGIKPRGNYLAERLKAILDKIAPFKSTLMTIELDKQSSSLKAVTDTDIQICHNKAVILVDDVLNSGKTLAYGFGVFLDVPLKKLRTVVLIDRNHKSFPVTTDYAGIALSTVLKEHVDVVLNESGKEDAVYLM; encoded by the coding sequence ATGAAAACATCCGACAAAAAACTCCTCATACTCGACCATCACCAGATAGAACAAAAGATCGATCGTATCGCGTACCAATTGCTCGAGGATAATTTTGATGAACAGGAAATAATCATAGCAGGTATTAAGCCGCGCGGAAATTACCTTGCCGAAAGACTGAAGGCTATCCTGGACAAGATAGCCCCTTTCAAAAGCACGCTGATGACCATCGAGCTGGACAAGCAAAGTAGCAGCCTGAAGGCCGTAACTGATACCGACATACAAATATGCCACAACAAGGCCGTTATTTTGGTAGATGACGTGCTGAACAGCGGCAAAACACTTGCCTATGGCTTCGGTGTATTCCTTGATGTGCCGTTGAAAAAGCTACGTACCGTAGTGCTGATAGACCGCAACCACAAAAGCTTCCCCGTAACTACGGATTACGCCGGCATAGCCCTCTCAACCGTTTTAAAGGAGCATGTAGATGTTGTTTTGAATGAGTCTGGAAAAGAGGATGCGGTGTATTTGATGTAG